One window of Gemmatimonadaceae bacterium genomic DNA carries:
- a CDS encoding ice-binding family protein → MMRSPMSRVVHALAQHARMARIIAAVAVAGLFVASCDVHGVSSPGSLSALVITPNPQVLAVNGTQQFTALGTDFSGANVSITPTWSVVAGGGTISSAGLFTAGTTPGTYTSTVKATSGNISSTATVTVTLGPLANIVVTPNPVSMGSGITQQFVAVGTDVAGNIVQFIPAWSVVAGGGTLNGNGIFTAGTVVGTFANTIQARSGGITGTATVTVTAGALATIAVTPSPATLATSTTQQFTAVGRDVGGNVVAITPTWSVVAGGGTIDGATGLFTAGTTTGTYTNSVRASIGGVAGFATVTVVATGPLVSITVTPTPVSVQANGTQQFIAVGTDASGNVFLITPVWSVVNSGGSINPNTGVFTAGATAGTFNNTVKATSGSVSGFATVTVSALAPTLTTVAVTPNPVSVLVSTTQQFTAIGRDGGANILPIAPVWSVVSGGGTIDANTGLFTAGAVTGTYTNTVMATSGAISGTATVTVTSAAPPPPLVNLGTAAPNGIMAGTAVTCIIGGIINANVSISPGNTVTGFPPCVITGVQHLGDAVAAQGQIDLTAAYNELAGLPCPAANAIVADLGGTTKPAGVYCTASGIGVTGTLTLDGGGDPNATFVFQAGSSLTTAGNVVLINGAQAKNVYWQVGSSATLGTASQWQGNILALTSITLVDNATMLGRALARNGAVTLGANNVITLP, encoded by the coding sequence ATGATGCGTTCCCCTATGAGCCGCGTGGTCCACGCCCTGGCGCAGCACGCCCGGATGGCGAGAATCATCGCCGCGGTTGCCGTCGCCGGCTTATTCGTGGCGTCGTGTGACGTGCACGGCGTCAGCAGTCCCGGCAGTCTATCGGCGCTCGTGATCACGCCGAATCCGCAGGTGTTGGCGGTGAACGGCACGCAGCAGTTCACGGCGCTCGGCACGGACTTTTCCGGCGCTAACGTCTCGATCACGCCTACCTGGTCGGTCGTGGCCGGGGGCGGGACGATCAGCAGCGCGGGCCTGTTCACGGCCGGCACAACGCCAGGGACGTATACCAGCACCGTCAAAGCCACCAGCGGCAATATCTCGAGCACGGCAACGGTCACCGTGACCCTCGGTCCGCTGGCCAACATCGTCGTCACGCCAAATCCCGTCTCAATGGGCAGCGGCATCACGCAACAGTTCGTGGCCGTGGGCACGGACGTTGCGGGGAACATTGTGCAGTTCATCCCCGCATGGTCCGTCGTGGCCGGTGGCGGTACGCTGAACGGCAACGGCATATTCACCGCGGGCACGGTGGTCGGGACGTTCGCCAATACGATTCAAGCCCGCAGTGGCGGCATCACGGGGACCGCGACGGTCACCGTGACCGCCGGGGCGCTCGCGACGATCGCGGTCACGCCCAGCCCGGCAACGCTCGCCACCAGTACCACGCAGCAGTTCACGGCGGTCGGAAGAGACGTCGGCGGCAACGTGGTCGCGATCACGCCGACCTGGTCGGTCGTCGCGGGTGGCGGCACGATCGACGGCGCGACGGGCCTCTTTACGGCGGGTACCACGACCGGTACGTACACCAATTCGGTTCGTGCCAGCATTGGAGGCGTGGCGGGCTTCGCCACGGTCACGGTCGTCGCCACCGGGCCGCTGGTCTCCATCACGGTGACGCCGACTCCGGTGTCCGTACAGGCCAATGGCACGCAGCAGTTCATCGCGGTCGGAACGGATGCAAGCGGCAACGTCTTCCTGATCACGCCCGTATGGTCAGTCGTGAATAGTGGGGGCAGCATCAACCCGAACACCGGAGTCTTCACCGCGGGCGCGACGGCCGGGACTTTCAACAACACGGTCAAAGCAACCAGCGGCTCGGTCTCGGGGTTCGCGACCGTCACCGTGAGCGCGCTCGCGCCGACGCTGACGACCGTCGCTGTGACGCCGAATCCGGTCTCCGTACTGGTTAGTACCACCCAGCAGTTCACGGCAATCGGTCGGGACGGAGGTGCCAACATCCTTCCGATCGCGCCGGTCTGGTCGGTCGTGAGCGGAGGCGGCACCATCGATGCCAACACGGGTCTCTTCACCGCGGGTGCGGTGACCGGGACATATACCAACACCGTCATGGCCACGAGTGGGGCGATTTCCGGTACGGCCACCGTGACGGTGACATCGGCGGCACCGCCGCCGCCGCTCGTGAATCTCGGAACGGCAGCCCCCAACGGGATCATGGCCGGCACGGCCGTCACGTGCATCATCGGCGGCATCATCAATGCCAACGTGAGCATCAGTCCAGGCAATACAGTCACCGGCTTCCCACCGTGCGTCATCACCGGTGTCCAGCATCTGGGCGATGCAGTCGCGGCGCAGGGCCAGATCGACCTCACCGCCGCCTACAACGAGCTGGCCGGGCTCCCGTGCCCGGCGGCGAACGCCATCGTGGCCGATCTCGGCGGAACCACCAAACCGGCCGGCGTCTACTGCACGGCGAGCGGCATTGGCGTGACGGGCACGCTGACGTTGGACGGAGGGGGAGATCCGAACGCGACGTTCGTCTTCCAGGCCGGCTCGTCGCTCACCACGGCCGGGAACGTGGTCCTGATCAATGGGGCGCAGGCCAAGAACGTGTACTGGCAGGTCGGATCGTCGGCCACGCTCGGCACGGCCTCGCAGTGGCAGGGGAACATCCTCGCCCTCACCAGCATCACGCTGGTGGACAACGCGACCATGTTGGGCCGCGCGCTGGCCCGGAACGGGGCGGTAACGCTGGGCGCCAACAACGTCATCACACTGCCATAG
- a CDS encoding OmpA family protein produces MSIRAFTVGLAALVWAVPAVAQERGTMEFGAFASAASFDNKLSLTSGYGGGGRVGMYLAPRWSIEFEDAEMRASRPNGLKAVNVGLLSGRLVAVPIKSGAVSFLLGAGAGVSTETNFLHSYGVDALAGMKVALSPSAALRIDGVWDWLANENWKSYLSVRVGLSLYRWPSHEVRTVTVTTPAPPAMMMEHEDSVSAAETKRLRDRDAALQALRDSLANAPVSQPAVTSAATMATMQAVIHFAFDKSVLSDSAKAILDEKVEVFRANPSMTIVIGGYTDVVGTDAYNMALGERRAQAAKEYIVAHGIDANRIIVESKGERDQIPNSAGVAGRAPNRRAVFHLLIAPDVVKD; encoded by the coding sequence ATGTCGATCAGAGCATTCACGGTTGGACTCGCGGCGCTGGTGTGGGCCGTGCCGGCCGTTGCGCAAGAGCGGGGGACGATGGAGTTCGGCGCGTTTGCCAGCGCCGCGTCGTTCGACAACAAGCTCAGCCTTACATCGGGATACGGAGGAGGCGGACGGGTCGGGATGTACCTCGCCCCGCGTTGGTCCATCGAGTTCGAAGACGCCGAGATGCGGGCCAGCCGCCCGAACGGCCTGAAGGCGGTCAACGTGGGATTGCTGTCCGGCCGCCTGGTGGCGGTGCCCATCAAGAGCGGGGCGGTGTCGTTCCTCCTCGGCGCCGGTGCCGGGGTGTCCACCGAGACGAACTTCCTTCACAGCTATGGCGTGGACGCACTGGCGGGGATGAAGGTCGCCCTCAGCCCCAGTGCCGCGCTGCGGATCGACGGTGTGTGGGACTGGCTGGCGAATGAAAACTGGAAGTCATACCTGAGTGTGCGCGTGGGCCTCAGCCTGTACCGGTGGCCCTCCCACGAAGTCCGCACCGTGACCGTGACGACGCCAGCGCCGCCGGCGATGATGATGGAGCATGAGGATTCGGTGAGCGCAGCGGAGACCAAGCGTCTCCGCGATCGCGATGCCGCACTGCAGGCCCTGCGCGATTCGCTCGCCAATGCCCCGGTGAGCCAGCCGGCGGTCACGTCCGCCGCGACCATGGCGACGATGCAGGCCGTGATCCATTTCGCATTTGACAAGTCAGTGCTCAGCGATTCTGCCAAGGCGATTCTCGACGAGAAGGTCGAGGTGTTCCGGGCCAACCCGAGCATGACGATCGTGATCGGGGGCTATACCGACGTGGTCGGCACCGACGCCTACAACATGGCGCTCGGCGAGCGGCGCGCGCAGGCCGCGAAGGAATACATCGTGGCCCACGGCATCGACGCGAACCGCATCATCGTTGAATCGAAGGGCGAACGTGACCAGATCCCGAATTCTGCTGGCGTTGCTGGTCGGGCGCCGAACCGCCGGGCCGTGTTCCACCTGTTGATCGCGCCCGACGTGGTGAAGGATTAG
- a CDS encoding lmo0937 family membrane protein: MLMTLAAVLIVLWLLGMVTSYTMGGLIHILLVIAVIVILVRVIQGRKVL; encoded by the coding sequence ATGCTCATGACGCTCGCCGCTGTGCTGATCGTGCTGTGGTTGCTCGGCATGGTCACCTCGTATACGATGGGCGGTTTGATTCACATCCTGCTCGTCATCGCCGTCATCGTGATCCTGGTGCGTGTGATCCAGGGTCGGAAAGTCCTGTAA